A genome region from Falco biarmicus isolate bFalBia1 chromosome 11, bFalBia1.pri, whole genome shotgun sequence includes the following:
- the LOC130157229 gene encoding chondroadherin-like protein: MGRAAAGAGLGTVPLWGSLLLAAGLALDPAPQGCNCTEPMDFQEFQEAPLPESCCLNFTSSNITHLDWGILVGVQGLRELYLSHCSIMDISNAQGVPPALEVLHLSHNLLESLPGSFLEDAPNLRVLYLDSNQLQELPKSFLKASTQLQELYLSFNALTFLPASLLKPSLLQLQLSNNSWDCSCALLSSLEGWPNLTTEVICHTPERYHAMDLQSIPRDELCRSHSLTALFICLPPLLILASITWCFCRQKRKTNYSLQSRSQSHLAAAERGNVPVPVEPHHYVPYELPATPSKTEKKVLLGSQVLLQPSMDPLESSRDLYEEVEIQVGSPSSSQVPTHERQWATAPGRQQDTPALRTEQLGGSEPEVDTVSVSEVLKDSADREKIYMSQTTNYYNLVHGIELEDSDNLEYENIDLH; this comes from the exons ATGGGGCGTGCGGCGGCAG GTGCCGGGCTGGGGACCGTGCCCCTCTGGGGCAGCCTCTTGCTCGCTGCTGGCCTTGCCCTCGACCCAGCACCGCAGGGCTGCAACTGCACAGAGCCCATGGACTTCCAGGAGTTCCAGGAGGCTCCGCTCCCTGAGAGCTGCTGCCTCAACTTCACCAGCTCCAACATTACCCACCTGGACTGGGGCATACTGGTAGGGGTGCAGGGGTTGCGGGAGCTCTACCTCTCGCACTGCAGCATCATGGATATCAGCAATGCGCAGGGAGTCCCCCCTGCCTTGGAGGTCTTGCACTTGAGTCATAACCTGCTGGAAAGTCTCCCTGGAAGCTTCCTGGAAGATGCTCCTAATTTGAGGGTCCTTTATCTGGACAGCAACCAGCTCCAGGAGCTGCCCAAGTCCTTCCTGAAAGCATCGACCCAGCTCCAGGAGCTCTACCTGAGCTTCAATGCCCTGACCTTCCTTCCCGCCAGCCTCCTGAAGCCgtctctgctccagctccagctctccaACAACAGCTGGGACTGCAGCTGCGCTTTGCTCAGCAGCCTGGAGGGTTGGCCCAACCTGACCACTGAGGTTATCTGCCACACACCGGAGCGGTACCACGCCATGGACCTCCAGAGCATCCCCCGGGATGAGCTGTGCCGCTCACACAGCCTCACTGCCCTCTTCATCTGCCTGCCCCCTCTCCTCATCCTTGCCAGCATCACCTGGTGCTTCTgcaggcagaagagaaagaCCAACTACAGCCTTCAGAGCAGGTCCCAGAGCCACCTGGCCGCAGCAGAGAGGGGCAATGTGCCGGTGCCTGTGGAGCCCCACCACTATGTCCCCTATGAGCTGCCTGCTACCCCCTCCAAGACTGAGAAGaaggtgctgctggggagccaGGTCCTGCTCCAGCCTTCCATGGACCcactggagagcagcagagaccTCTACGAGGAGGTGGAGATCCAGGTGGGATcccccagcagttcccaggTGCCAACCCATGAAAGGCAGTGGGCCACAGcgccaggcaggcagcaggacacCCCAGCACTGAggacagagcagctggggggcaGCGAGCCAGAGGTGGACACTGTCAGCGTGAGCGAGGTCCTGAAGGATTCTGCCGACCGGGAGAAGATCTACATGAGTCAGACAACCAACTATTACAACCTGGTACACGGCATTGAGCTGGAGGATTCGGACAACCTGGAGTATGAAAACATTGACCTGCACTGA